The Streptomyces sp. NBC_01591 genome window below encodes:
- a CDS encoding CPBP family glutamic-type intramembrane protease, protein MTELHIRQPTPAPSPAPTAAGAMGRALAGGLIMAVALGVGNGLGPVLADATGASGLAARLIAAALVTVVAVPFVLRLSHPRTVGFGNPGASLRAFLTGVGVTAAGAALVLGAGTAMGLLVWQQLDLVTLVGFLVTNAVVAFLLEALPEETTLRGYTWTSLRRRFGPALAALGTTAVFLLVPGTSTLVTVGIARLAGDEPGHIGIVPEGQPPVDYLILLTVFGLTLIAARAAVGHAPLWAAIGTHLTVLTVNRIMLQGEDRDAGVTVEQASGDAVLLVPLYLVVVAIAFLTCRRVTRRHTPGEKQQR, encoded by the coding sequence ATGACCGAGCTGCACATACGACAACCCACTCCCGCACCCTCACCCGCGCCCACGGCCGCCGGGGCCATGGGCCGCGCGTTGGCCGGCGGCCTGATCATGGCGGTGGCGCTCGGTGTCGGCAACGGCCTCGGACCCGTACTGGCGGACGCCACCGGAGCCAGTGGCCTGGCCGCCCGGCTGATCGCTGCGGCCCTCGTCACCGTCGTGGCCGTGCCGTTCGTCCTGCGCCTGTCACACCCCCGGACGGTCGGCTTCGGCAATCCGGGCGCGAGCCTACGGGCGTTCCTCACCGGCGTTGGGGTGACGGCCGCGGGAGCGGCGCTGGTCCTGGGCGCGGGTACGGCCATGGGGTTACTCGTCTGGCAGCAGTTGGACCTCGTCACTCTGGTCGGCTTTCTCGTCACCAACGCCGTCGTCGCGTTCCTGCTCGAAGCCCTGCCCGAGGAGACGACGCTGCGCGGCTACACGTGGACATCGCTGCGCAGACGGTTTGGGCCCGCACTGGCGGCGCTCGGCACCACGGCGGTCTTCCTGCTCGTACCGGGCACCTCGACGCTGGTGACGGTTGGCATCGCGCGGCTGGCCGGTGACGAGCCGGGCCACATCGGCATCGTCCCGGAGGGGCAGCCCCCGGTCGACTACCTCATCCTCCTGACGGTCTTCGGCCTGACCCTGATCGCCGCCCGTGCGGCCGTGGGTCACGCCCCGCTGTGGGCGGCGATCGGCACGCACCTGACCGTCCTGACCGTGAACCGCATCATGCTGCAGGGCGAGGACCGCGACGCGGGCGTGACGGTGGAGCAGGCGTCCGGTGACGCGGTGCTGCTCGTACCGCTGTACTTGGTGGTCGTCGCGATCGCATTCCTGACGTGCCGCCGGGTCACGCGTCGGCACACGCCCGGCGAAAAGCAGCAGCGGTGA
- a CDS encoding MerR family DNA-binding transcriptional regulator, with the protein MRPVDLARHHGLSTQAVRNYEGASIIPPAHRSPTGYRDYTATHAAGLAAYLALVPAFGYSTSRRIMQAVTGGQLDEALEYVDDGHSLLARDRSTLRTVEAALSHLGAVTPDAAAGTRAPYSIGELARHLALNPATLAHLGTRRNPHPTT; encoded by the coding sequence ATGCGGCCCGTGGACCTGGCCCGTCACCATGGCCTCTCCACACAGGCGGTCCGCAACTACGAGGGCGCCAGCATCATCCCGCCGGCCCACCGCAGCCCGACGGGGTACCGGGACTACACCGCCACGCATGCTGCCGGCCTCGCGGCCTACCTGGCGCTCGTCCCTGCCTTCGGCTACTCGACGAGCCGACGCATCATGCAGGCCGTCACCGGCGGCCAGCTCGATGAAGCACTGGAGTACGTCGACGACGGGCACTCACTCCTGGCTCGCGACCGCAGCACACTACGAACCGTCGAAGCGGCGCTCTCACACCTCGGAGCCGTCACCCCGGATGCGGCGGCCGGCACTCGGGCGCCGTACAGCATCGGTGAACTCGCCCGCCACCTCGCGCTCAACCCGGCCACCCTTGCGCACCTCGGAACGCGCCGGAACCCTCACCCCACCACGTGA
- a CDS encoding putative immunity protein — protein sequence MDELRVVARYVVRHAEDVLSVFEQAVPDDPRPRAAIDAAWAFINGANRTKLQRVTSLDAHRAARSAPSEAARLAARSAGDAASAAYLHPIAQAGQVGHILRACASAAHIGEVEAGGDTAIGDALLERSRQRATPLLIDVLRRYPLVTGGSSRVARLMSTLDHSLRRAADRPPGHTAASGAEVRRRECTS from the coding sequence ATGGACGAGCTGCGCGTCGTGGCGCGTTACGTGGTTCGGCACGCAGAGGATGTCCTGTCGGTCTTTGAGCAGGCTGTTCCCGATGATCCGCGCCCCCGCGCGGCGATCGACGCCGCCTGGGCCTTCATCAACGGTGCCAACAGGACGAAATTGCAGCGCGTCACTTCCCTCGACGCTCATCGAGCCGCCCGGTCCGCGCCCTCCGAAGCCGCACGACTGGCCGCGCGATCCGCCGGTGACGCCGCATCGGCCGCATACCTGCACCCCATCGCCCAGGCCGGTCAGGTCGGCCACATCCTGCGGGCCTGCGCGAGCGCTGCGCACATCGGGGAGGTGGAGGCGGGCGGTGATACCGCGATCGGGGATGCCCTACTGGAACGGTCGCGGCAGCGTGCGACACCGTTGCTCATCGATGTGCTGCGCCGCTACCCGCTCGTGACAGGTGGCAGCAGTCGTGTCGCCCGGCTGATGAGCACTCTGGACCATTCCCTGCGTCGGGCGGCTGACCGGCCGCCAGGGCACACCGCAGCGAGCGGCGCCGAGGTGCGCAGGAGGGAGTGCACGTCGTGA
- a CDS encoding putative immunity protein: MILPKVRDPRLVTIRRGGTLTDADHRLLALWAAACAEHVLGLFESAKPADPRPRQAIEHARAWVRGEVKMMQARAAGGHAMGAARDLRGAARHAAYAAGQAGAVAHVAAHELGAAAYAIKAARAAAPEGESETAGRLECKWQRNQLPEAICELVLDDQRLRNDICWSVFDC; encoded by the coding sequence GTGATCCTCCCGAAGGTCCGCGACCCTCGCCTCGTGACGATCCGCCGTGGTGGGACTCTCACTGATGCGGATCACCGTCTCCTTGCTCTATGGGCTGCCGCCTGTGCAGAGCACGTCCTTGGCCTCTTCGAGTCGGCCAAGCCCGCGGACCCGCGACCTCGCCAGGCGATCGAGCATGCCCGGGCCTGGGTGCGCGGCGAGGTCAAGATGATGCAGGCCCGCGCGGCGGGCGGTCATGCGATGGGGGCAGCCAGAGACCTGCGTGGGGCAGCACGGCATGCCGCGTACGCCGCCGGCCAGGCCGGAGCCGTCGCCCACGTCGCCGCGCACGAGCTCGGCGCGGCCGCCTACGCGATCAAGGCCGCACGTGCAGCGGCACCGGAAGGCGAGAGCGAGACCGCAGGACGACTCGAGTGCAAATGGCAGCGCAATCAGCTCCCGGAGGCGATCTGCGAGCTTGTACTTGATGACCAGCGCCTACGCAACGACATCTGCTGGTCGGTGTTCGACTGCTGA
- a CDS encoding transposase, protein MLCKVTTDLPDKPTHHQQARGTVGVDLGVKHLVALSQPLTPDDPTTFFLTNPRHVRRAEKRLAKAQRALSRTQKGSARRVKARHPCGPPPPRSLRTPRHHTPHETAHDPVRRRRDRGPQRRGHDQLRSWHHSGTREESEAEGRPQPVHPGHRPPASCAASSPTRRPGTAPNSRSWTAGGRPARPARPAHGKTHA, encoded by the coding sequence GTGCTCTGCAAGGTCACCACCGACCTGCCCGACAAACCGACCCACCATCAGCAGGCCCGCGGCACAGTCGGCGTCGACCTCGGCGTAAAACACCTCGTCGCCCTCTCCCAGCCCCTCACCCCCGACGACCCCACAACCTTCTTCCTCACCAACCCCCGCCACGTACGCCGAGCCGAGAAGCGACTGGCCAAAGCCCAGCGGGCACTGTCACGGACGCAGAAGGGCTCCGCACGCCGGGTCAAGGCGCGTCACCCGTGTGGCCCGCCTCCACCACGAAGTCTCCGTACGCCGCGACACCACACTCCTCACGAAACAGCTCACGACCCGGTTCGCCGTCGTCGCGATCGAGGACCTCAACGTCGCGGGCATGACCAGCTCCGCTCGTGGCACCACAGCGGCACCCGGGAAGAAAGTGAGGCAGAAGGCCGACCTCAACCGGTCCATCCTGGACACCGCCCCCCGGCGAGCTGCGCCGCCAGCTCACCTACAAGACGGCCTGGTACGGCTCCCAACTCGCGGTCCTGGACCGCTGGTGGCCGTCCAGCAAGACCTGCTCGGCCTGCTCATGGCAAAACCCACGCCTGA
- a CDS encoding zinc ribbon domain-containing protein, which yields MDRWWPSSKTCSACSWQNPRLTLVDRTFHCDACGLRIDRDTNAAHNIAAHAVLSGTQPAGTVAPGSGETQNARGASVRLPGPRAGKQDAKKRGRRQAHQPGATSVEQSTDVPQPTPRTGKAVLNDQATALGTRGSQAQASWTDIPDARASRGAAGQDEAAESGADDRDRSVHEAPCVSHSCRVGLGRIAGRKAACRAVPSGRKRLRRR from the coding sequence CTGGACCGCTGGTGGCCGTCCAGCAAGACCTGCTCGGCCTGCTCATGGCAAAACCCACGCCTGACGCTGGTCGACAGGACGTTCCACTGCGACGCATGCGGACTGCGGATCGACCGCGACACCAACGCCGCCCACAACATCGCAGCCCACGCCGTCCTCAGCGGCACTCAACCAGCAGGAACGGTCGCCCCCGGTAGCGGGGAGACCCAAAACGCCCGCGGAGCATCCGTCAGACTTCCCGGACCTCGGGCCGGGAAGCAGGACGCGAAGAAACGGGGGAGACGCCAGGCCCACCAGCCCGGCGCCACCTCGGTGGAGCAATCCACCGACGTCCCCCAACCCACGCCAAGAACAGGCAAAGCTGTTCTGAACGATCAGGCAACGGCCCTGGGTACGCGTGGGAGCCAGGCGCAAGCAAGTTGGACGGACATTCCGGACGCGAGGGCGTCGCGCGGTGCTGCGGGCCAGGACGAGGCCGCCGAGTCCGGCGCCGATGATCGTGACAGGAGTGTGCATGAAGCTCCTTGCGTGTCGCACAGCTGCCGGGTGGGTCTGGGCAGGATCGCTGGAAGGAAGGCGGCTTGCCGGGCCGTGCCATCGGGCAGGAAACGGCTCAGGCGACGATGA
- a CDS encoding NADP-dependent oxidoreductase has protein sequence MKRVSFAEFGGPDVLHLEGAEEPHAGPGQIRIAVRAAGVNPVDWRIREGQFQKVRPVVLPAGVGQDASGVVDEVGEGVEGVEVGDHVFGRGSSTYAEFAVLSAWARMPEGPTFEEAAGYPSVVETALRIIRQAGVQPGQTLLVSGASGGVGSAVLQIARDRGITAIGTAGAANQDYLRSLGALATTYGEGWVERVRQLGHVDAALDLAGSGVIRELVELTGNPQKVISIADLGAPEHGVRYSGVTGNVPEALAEAVGLIARGKLHIPVEKSYPLAEAAAAHTDSQAGHTRGRRVIVA, from the coding sequence ATGAAGAGAGTGAGCTTCGCCGAGTTCGGCGGTCCCGACGTTCTCCACCTCGAAGGCGCCGAGGAGCCCCACGCAGGCCCCGGCCAGATACGCATCGCCGTGCGGGCGGCGGGCGTGAACCCCGTCGACTGGAGAATCCGTGAAGGCCAGTTCCAGAAGGTCCGCCCGGTCGTCCTGCCCGCCGGAGTCGGGCAGGACGCCTCCGGAGTGGTGGACGAGGTCGGCGAGGGCGTCGAAGGAGTCGAGGTCGGCGACCACGTGTTCGGGCGAGGCTCGAGCACCTATGCCGAGTTCGCCGTGCTGTCGGCCTGGGCCCGAATGCCCGAGGGGCCGACCTTCGAAGAGGCGGCCGGATACCCCTCCGTGGTGGAGACCGCGCTGCGCATCATCCGCCAGGCCGGTGTGCAGCCCGGCCAGACGCTGCTGGTCAGCGGAGCGTCCGGCGGAGTCGGATCGGCGGTGCTGCAGATCGCCCGCGACCGCGGCATCACAGCGATCGGCACGGCCGGGGCCGCGAACCAGGACTACCTGCGCAGCCTGGGTGCCCTCGCCACGACGTACGGCGAGGGCTGGGTCGAGCGGGTGCGGCAGCTCGGCCATGTCGACGCAGCGCTCGATCTGGCCGGCTCCGGCGTGATCCGCGAACTCGTCGAACTGACCGGGAACCCGCAGAAGGTGATCTCCATCGCCGATCTCGGCGCGCCGGAACACGGTGTCCGGTACTCCGGCGTGACCGGGAACGTACCGGAAGCCCTCGCCGAGGCCGTCGGCCTCATCGCGCGGGGAAAGCTCCACATCCCGGTCGAGAAGTCGTACCCGCTCGCCGAGGCCGCGGCCGCGCACACCGACAGCCAGGCCGGTCACACGCGCGGGCGCCGGGTCATCGTCGCCTGA
- a CDS encoding TetR/AcrR family transcriptional regulator encodes MTEPPGRRERKKAATRQKIADTALRLFLDRGYDAVGIRDVAAEADVAVTTLFSHFASKEALVFEQDDNFEQRLTQVVTNRAPHEPLIPALRREIQEMVRHCTADGTVPIYRMIDESRALREYEESMRLRHAESLATAIAADPGLSQTTTACRTIARFVIDAYSLARETDDPQAAVDEIFQMIEAAWEVT; translated from the coding sequence ATGACCGAGCCGCCCGGACGCCGTGAGCGCAAGAAGGCCGCGACCCGACAGAAGATCGCCGACACCGCCCTGCGGCTCTTCCTGGATCGCGGGTACGACGCGGTGGGCATCCGCGATGTGGCCGCCGAGGCCGACGTGGCCGTCACCACGCTCTTCTCCCACTTCGCCTCGAAAGAGGCCCTGGTATTCGAGCAGGACGACAACTTCGAGCAACGCCTCACGCAGGTGGTCACCAACCGCGCACCGCACGAACCGCTCATCCCCGCACTGCGCCGCGAGATCCAGGAGATGGTCCGGCACTGCACGGCGGACGGCACCGTCCCGATCTACCGCATGATCGACGAGTCACGTGCCCTGCGGGAGTACGAGGAGTCGATGCGGCTGCGTCATGCAGAGTCGCTGGCAACGGCCATCGCTGCCGATCCCGGCCTGTCACAGACCACAACGGCCTGCCGGACGATCGCGAGGTTCGTGATCGACGCCTATTCGCTGGCCCGTGAGACGGACGATCCGCAGGCCGCGGTGGACGAGATCTTCCAGATGATCGAGGCGGCCTGGGAAGTCACCTGA
- a CDS encoding transcriptional regulator, which translates to MPERTIDFGKFGARGIKGSDAVARKLDELADGIVTPVTVKRGLMARLHYLTKTDHSRRAARDAGLTVTDRTLKAWLEERRRPSNANLERIDAAYRQVRRQNVARHLLRRLNADGGTRVEIHPLNQSQMPRPLQRLVEYRTMNVRRWDRIVEAWASGDHQGLDDAWEDVIVDLGSQWGQHEYVTNIGFAA; encoded by the coding sequence ATGCCGGAGAGGACCATCGACTTCGGGAAGTTCGGGGCGCGGGGCATCAAGGGCAGCGACGCCGTCGCACGCAAGCTCGACGAGCTGGCGGACGGCATCGTCACCCCCGTCACCGTGAAGCGCGGCCTCATGGCCCGCCTGCACTACCTCACGAAGACGGACCACAGCCGCAGGGCGGCCAGGGACGCCGGACTCACGGTGACCGACCGGACGCTGAAGGCGTGGCTGGAGGAGCGGCGCCGGCCGTCGAACGCCAACCTGGAGCGCATCGATGCCGCCTACCGCCAGGTGCGCCGTCAGAACGTCGCCCGGCACCTCCTGCGACGCCTGAACGCCGACGGCGGGACACGGGTTGAGATCCACCCGCTCAACCAGTCGCAGATGCCGCGCCCGCTCCAGCGGCTGGTGGAGTACCGCACGATGAACGTCCGCCGCTGGGACCGCATCGTCGAGGCCTGGGCGTCCGGCGACCATCAGGGCCTGGACGATGCCTGGGAGGACGTCATCGTCGACCTGGGATCGCAGTGGGGCCAGCACGAGTACGTCACCAACATCGGCTTCGCCGCGTAG
- a CDS encoding DUF4259 domain-containing protein — MGTWDISPFDNDTAADFAGDLDEAAAEERESVIRSVLKRAADPADYLDAPDAERAVAAAALVVAQHPDGEPACSIYGPSEPLPEFPADLRTLAVDALDQVVAELSELAELWGEAADGPKWRQDITRLRDVLDPPIPPQEEALFDI; from the coding sequence ATGGGCACCTGGGACATCAGCCCCTTCGACAACGACACCGCCGCCGATTTCGCCGGCGACCTGGACGAGGCAGCCGCGGAAGAACGCGAGTCCGTGATCCGCAGCGTACTCAAACGCGCCGCCGACCCTGCGGACTACTTGGACGCCCCCGACGCCGAGCGAGCCGTGGCCGCGGCAGCCCTGGTTGTCGCACAGCACCCTGACGGCGAGCCGGCGTGTTCGATCTACGGTCCATCGGAGCCGCTACCGGAGTTCCCCGCAGACCTCCGAACGCTCGCCGTCGACGCACTGGACCAAGTGGTCGCCGAGCTGTCTGAACTCGCCGAGCTGTGGGGCGAAGCCGCAGACGGCCCGAAATGGCGCCAGGACATCACCCGCCTCCGCGATGTCCTTGACCCTCCGATCCCGCCACAAGAGGAAGCCCTCTTCGACATCTAA